The following proteins are encoded in a genomic region of Rhizobium sp. NLR16a:
- a CDS encoding dihydrodipicolinate synthase family protein, which translates to MKFEGIYTPAITPLGPDRQIDRKGFAAVLESLIEAKVHGIIVGGSTGEYYAQSAQERFELAAYAKDVIGTRLALVIGTGATRTEDSVEYAKAAKEIGADAILVSSPPYALPTEKENAIHALTIDRAANLPIMLYNYPARMGITMREDYFSRVGRSKNVVAIKESSGEMANVHLLARKFPHIRLSCGWDDQALEFFAWGAKSWVCAGSNFLPREHVALYEACVLEKNFDKGRAIMTAMLPLMDFLECGKFVQSIKHGCEIIGLKTGSVRAPLRPLNSEEKRTLETVVATLKRTVAQITSGANNA; encoded by the coding sequence ATGAAATTCGAAGGCATCTACACCCCGGCGATCACGCCGCTCGGGCCTGACAGGCAGATCGACCGTAAGGGGTTTGCGGCAGTGCTGGAATCGCTGATCGAAGCCAAGGTTCATGGCATCATCGTCGGCGGATCGACGGGCGAATATTACGCTCAGAGCGCCCAGGAACGCTTCGAGCTTGCCGCTTACGCCAAGGATGTCATCGGGACACGCCTCGCCCTTGTCATCGGCACCGGTGCAACGCGGACCGAAGACTCCGTTGAATATGCCAAGGCTGCGAAGGAAATCGGCGCTGACGCGATCCTGGTCTCGTCGCCGCCCTATGCGCTGCCGACGGAAAAGGAGAATGCGATCCATGCCTTGACGATCGACCGCGCCGCCAACCTGCCGATCATGCTCTACAATTATCCGGCCCGCATGGGCATCACCATGCGCGAGGACTATTTCTCCCGCGTGGGCCGGTCCAAAAACGTCGTGGCAATCAAGGAAAGCTCCGGCGAAATGGCCAACGTCCATCTCCTGGCGCGCAAGTTTCCGCATATCCGCCTTTCCTGTGGCTGGGACGACCAGGCCCTGGAATTCTTTGCCTGGGGTGCCAAAAGCTGGGTCTGCGCCGGCTCCAACTTCCTGCCGCGCGAACATGTCGCCCTCTACGAAGCCTGCGTCCTTGAAAAGAATTTCGACAAGGGCCGCGCGATCATGACGGCGATGCTGCCGCTGATGGACTTCCTCGAATGTGGAAAATTCGTCCAGTCGATCAAGCATGGATGCGAGATCATCGGCCTGAAGACAGGGTCCGTGCGCGCGCCACTGCGCCCGCTCAATTCCGAAGAAAAAAGAACCCTTGAAACCGTTGTCGCGACTTTAAAGCGCACGGTTGCCCAAATCACGTCGGGAGCCAACAATGCATGA
- a CDS encoding GntR family transcriptional regulator, with protein MKGGKSELYDDLKRRILTMELDPDEDLDEVSLSEKYGLSRTPVREVFRRLEGEGYVDIRTNRGARVIPMNHSTLRHFFLVAPMIYAAIGRLAVRNFKVKQLSELQTTQEQFRAASISHDALSMTLANNRFHEIIGEMSGNEYLQPSLGRLLIDHARIGHTFFRPRNADMQERLRKSVGHHDGFIAAIAARDEDAVVDLVFEHWELSRENMEMFIAPQALKADALVVTPTQSTEKSS; from the coding sequence ATGAAGGGCGGCAAGAGCGAACTCTACGACGATCTCAAGCGCCGGATCCTGACGATGGAACTCGATCCGGACGAAGACCTGGATGAAGTGTCGCTGAGTGAAAAATACGGCCTGTCACGGACCCCGGTGCGGGAGGTCTTCCGTCGCCTGGAAGGCGAAGGCTACGTGGATATCCGCACCAACCGCGGCGCTCGGGTCATCCCGATGAACCACTCGACGCTGCGCCACTTCTTCCTGGTCGCCCCGATGATCTACGCGGCGATCGGACGCCTCGCGGTTCGGAATTTCAAGGTGAAGCAGCTGTCCGAGTTGCAGACAACCCAGGAACAGTTTCGGGCCGCGAGCATCTCGCACGATGCGCTTTCGATGACCCTCGCCAACAACCGGTTTCACGAGATCATCGGCGAGATGTCGGGCAACGAGTACCTGCAACCGAGCCTCGGCAGGCTGCTGATCGATCATGCGCGCATCGGCCACACATTCTTCCGCCCCCGCAACGCGGACATGCAAGAGCGGCTTCGAAAATCAGTCGGTCATCATGACGGGTTCATCGCGGCGATCGCCGCCCGTGACGAAGACGCTGTCGTCGACCTCGTGTTCGAACACTGGGAACTGTCGCGCGAGAACATGGAAATGTTCATCGCACCCCAAGCACTCAAGGCGGACGCACTGGTCGTAACGCCGACGCAATCCACGGAGAAGTCATCATGA
- a CDS encoding GntR family transcriptional regulator, producing MKSGKSTLYDDLKRQILTMELDPDEDVDEVSLSEKYGLSRTPVRDTLRRLAGEGYIDMRENRSARVIPLNHSTLRHFFLIAPMIYAAIGRLAVQNFKPRQLSELRDTQEKFRTASENLDTLEMVLENNRFHEIMGEMSGNVYLQPSLGRLLIDHARIGHTFFHPRNDDMRQRLQLAVEHHDGFIDAIKAHDEHAVVDLVFKHWELSRENMELYVVPNDMKADLPVEPGSSQEKDAQQV from the coding sequence ATGAAGAGCGGCAAGAGCACTCTCTACGATGATCTCAAGCGTCAGATCCTCACGATGGAACTCGACCCCGACGAGGATGTGGATGAGGTCAGCCTCAGCGAGAAGTATGGCCTGTCTCGCACGCCCGTACGGGACACGCTTCGGCGCCTCGCAGGAGAAGGCTACATTGACATGCGGGAAAACAGAAGCGCGCGCGTTATCCCGCTGAATCATTCAACTCTGCGCCATTTTTTTCTTATAGCGCCAATGATTTATGCAGCAATCGGCCGGCTGGCGGTGCAAAACTTCAAGCCTAGGCAGTTGTCGGAACTACGCGATACGCAGGAGAAATTTCGAACCGCCAGCGAGAATCTCGATACGCTTGAAATGGTCTTGGAGAACAACAGGTTTCACGAGATCATGGGTGAGATGTCGGGCAACGTTTATCTGCAGCCCAGCCTCGGGCGGCTGCTTATCGATCACGCCCGAATCGGCCACACCTTTTTCCATCCGCGCAATGATGACATGCGGCAGCGCCTTCAACTGGCTGTCGAGCACCATGACGGCTTCATCGACGCGATCAAAGCCCATGACGAACACGCCGTCGTCGACCTGGTCTTCAAGCACTGGGAACTGTCGCGCGAAAACATGGAACTCTATGTCGTGCCCAACGACATGAAGGCTGATCTTCCGGTCGAGCCCGGCTCGTCGCAGGAGAAGGATGCGCAACAGGTCTGA
- a CDS encoding antitoxin yields the protein MTKPQILTEYSADVTRDCERVLVTLFSGLGPWRDSVFLVGGLAPRYIVTKRPPDVPPHAGTGDIDVVVDLSILADTEAYRTLEQNLKKMGFERAQNDKGNKVNWRWQTMTEHGILVILEFLADDPKLLGGALQELPTEGNVSAVNIPHASLVFGHHDRMEVTADLLGEKGRSTESIPYADIVAFTCLKAFAFDHRRERKDAHDLVYCLEHGEGGLAGAIAKFQEALKGNDREVIERALTLLLTRFCDPEPDEGYLREGNVAVAQFEIEGAADDTEIREARILRQRAVNDIMLELLSTLGIGFK from the coding sequence ATGACAAAGCCTCAGATACTGACTGAATACAGTGCCGATGTTACCCGCGACTGCGAGCGCGTCCTGGTTACGCTCTTCAGCGGTCTCGGCCCTTGGCGGGACTCCGTCTTTCTGGTCGGTGGGCTGGCACCGCGCTACATCGTCACCAAGCGGCCGCCTGACGTCCCGCCTCATGCGGGAACCGGCGATATAGATGTCGTTGTCGATCTGTCGATCCTTGCCGACACAGAGGCATACCGGACGCTCGAGCAGAACCTCAAAAAAATGGGCTTCGAGCGAGCGCAAAATGACAAGGGCAATAAGGTCAACTGGCGTTGGCAGACTATGACCGAGCACGGTATTCTCGTCATTCTGGAGTTCTTGGCAGACGATCCGAAGCTGCTGGGTGGCGCATTACAGGAACTGCCGACGGAGGGAAATGTTTCTGCCGTGAATATCCCTCACGCGTCGCTCGTGTTCGGACACCACGACCGGATGGAAGTCACCGCCGATCTGTTGGGTGAAAAGGGCCGCTCGACAGAATCCATCCCCTATGCCGATATCGTGGCATTCACATGCCTGAAGGCGTTTGCCTTTGATCACCGGCGTGAGCGCAAAGATGCGCACGATCTCGTCTACTGCCTCGAACACGGAGAAGGCGGGCTCGCCGGTGCAATCGCCAAATTCCAAGAGGCTCTGAAAGGCAACGATCGGGAGGTCATCGAACGTGCCCTGACGCTATTGCTCACCCGATTTTGTGATCCTGAGCCAGACGAAGGCTACCTGCGCGAAGGCAACGTCGCCGTGGCGCAGTTCGAAATTGAAGGTGCTGCAGACGACACGGAAATCAGAGAAGCCCGGATTTTGCGCCAGCGTGCCGTCAATGACATCATGCTCGAATTATTGAGCACGCTTGGTATTGGGTTCAAGTGA
- a CDS encoding IS5 family transposase: MRGGDDRTGSLFSYVDLEGRVPVRHPLRAMRDLVNTSLAALDGSFAGLYAKTGRPSIAPERMLRAVLLQMLYSIRSERQLMERLEFDLLFRWFVGLGIDDAVWDASSFSKNRDRLLTTEVAQSFLSALLLQPAVKALLSAEHFSVDGTMLKAFASIKSFRSKDGSDEPPTDGRNGERDFRKEKRSNETHASTTDPDARLYRKSKGQESRLAYLGHALMENRNGLVVDGAVTHATGTGEREAASMLSEGLGEGATLGADKAYDVEAFIEELKARKIEPHVAINGTVSKTGKVRKTAVPPDVAQSTGYAMSLRCRKRIEEVFGWVKTTGGLSQLKVRGLDKVEAVFTFALVAYNIIRLPKLIGSTGKVCLEGATSPQ, from the coding sequence ATGCGCGGCGGGGATGATCGGACGGGTTCGCTGTTTTCGTATGTGGATCTTGAGGGGCGGGTTCCGGTTCGGCATCCGCTTCGGGCGATGCGCGATCTGGTGAACACCTCGCTTGCTGCGTTGGATGGATCGTTTGCGGGGCTCTATGCCAAGACCGGTCGACCGTCGATTGCGCCGGAACGGATGCTGCGGGCGGTGCTGCTGCAGATGCTGTATTCGATCCGCTCCGAGCGTCAATTGATGGAGCGGCTGGAATTCGATCTGCTGTTCCGCTGGTTCGTCGGGCTTGGCATCGACGATGCGGTCTGGGATGCCTCGTCATTTTCGAAGAACCGGGATCGGCTGTTGACGACGGAGGTCGCCCAGAGCTTCCTGTCGGCGCTGCTTTTGCAGCCTGCGGTCAAGGCGCTTTTAAGTGCCGAGCATTTTTCGGTCGACGGCACGATGCTGAAGGCGTTTGCCTCGATCAAGAGCTTCCGGTCCAAGGACGGCTCGGACGAGCCGCCAACGGACGGACGCAACGGCGAGCGTGATTTCCGCAAGGAGAAGCGCTCGAACGAGACGCACGCCTCGACCACCGACCCGGATGCCCGGCTTTACCGCAAGAGCAAGGGCCAGGAGAGCCGGCTGGCCTATCTGGGACATGCGCTGATGGAGAACCGCAATGGGCTTGTGGTCGACGGTGCGGTGACGCATGCGACCGGCACGGGCGAGCGGGAGGCGGCCAGTATGTTGAGCGAGGGGCTTGGCGAAGGGGCGACGCTTGGCGCCGACAAGGCCTACGACGTGGAAGCCTTCATCGAAGAGTTGAAGGCGCGCAAGATCGAGCCGCATGTAGCGATCAACGGGACGGTGAGCAAGACGGGCAAGGTGCGCAAGACGGCGGTGCCGCCAGACGTCGCACAAAGCACCGGCTATGCGATGAGCCTGCGTTGCCGCAAGCGGATCGAGGAAGTCTTCGGCTGGGTCAAGACGACCGGCGGTCTCTCACAGCTCAAGGTGCGCGGACTGGATAAGGTCGAGGCGGTCTTCACTTTCGCCCTTGTCGCCTACAACATCATTCGTCTTCCGAAATTGATTGGGTCGACGGGCAAAGTGTGTCTTGAGGGAGCCACAAGCCCACAATGA